In Dryocola sp. LX212, the genomic stretch GACGTTCTTATTCATTAAAACCGCAAAACAAGATCAACAATGAGAAAAACCACCGATACCTCACGATGATCGATACGATAGGTTGCCATATATCCGCTAGTCCCATAATCAGGAGGCCCTAAAGGTTCACAACTGAGATATGTCAGATCGGACCGTGCCTCATATTTAAGCATATTTTCGACATAACCCAAGATGGGTTTGATCTCCTTCGCATAGGAATAAATGACGTGAAAATAGATGTCACAAACTCCATATGACAACAATTTGTCAAAATGCTTTTTTATGTTGACTCGCTCAAGTCCACTACAAACAAGTGCTTCATAGATGGCGATTTCTTGTCCAGACACTCTTATAACAGCATCTCGTTCACCAGGGTTACCATTAGACGTTGACCCACCGAGAGACTGATCAGCTACATCCCATTTGGCTACTGAAAGTGAAGCTCCTAACACCTCTCTCACTGCGCTGTTAAGATCATCCTCAAATTTTGCCTCATCCTCAGTATTTTTCCTGTCGCGAAGCATCGCAGCCATATGTTGAAGTGAGGCAACAGCACGCGAGACTTGTCGAATGAGATAACCTCGAACACCTCTACCAGTGGGTCCAAGTATGTTCCCGACCGATGAAGGCGGGAGCTCACTTAATTGCTGCAGGGCGGCACGGATAGATGATATTAAGTCGACATCTACAGATGCAGAAGCAATACTGGTTGGGGGTTGGCCGGACTGGAGATTATTTCTAAGTGCGACAAGTTGGTCGTCATCACCAAACTCTGTAATGGCAACATCCAATATTGCCATCGCTTCGTCCCTATGTCCCATCTCATATTTTGCCAGTACAACAATATGTTCGATGTTCGCACTGCGCATTTCTCTACGGTGGTTAGCTACTGATTCTACTGCTTCTTCGGGACGTTGTAAGGCAAGCATTAACAGGGCGCGGTTTGCAAGTAAGCTACTGCTGGCAAGCTCCTCATTTACGTTAACCACAGCATTGATTTCTGCAAGCAAACTTTCGCCTGTTGATATGTTATCACCAGTCAATGGATGCAGGGTTGGTCCCAGAAGTTGTTGGATAGCAACAGCGAAAATGTTCTCCTTATAAGCGGAGGCAGATCCGGGAATAGCAGCTAAACGCCGCAACACTGCCAAAGCTCCTGTCAGATTTCCGTTTGGGCGCAAAAGCTGGGATGTTGCTCGATAGAAATCGAGCTGGTTTTGCGCCTGGCGTGTAGTGAGTTCATCCAGCGTTACGGGAATGGCAGTGGTATCAATTGCAGCCCACATTCTTTCCTTCATAAGCAATTGAAGTTCTAAGCTAAAAAGCCCAAGTCGATACTGAGATGGCGCTCTATCTAAATCTTGCCCAACATCGTTCAGATGCTCGCGAGCCAGAGCATATTCACCAGCAAACAATAACGATTCAATCCGGTGTTGCAATTCTGTCCAGGTCCAAAATGTTGAAGCCTCTCCCGGCCCAAGTTGCCGTAATCTACTCTGGATTTTTGATTTTCCAACCGCAGGCAAGTGCTGGCAAAGCTCAGAGAGAAAAACAGGATCGTCAGACTGAGTGAATACTTGCAGCATATCTTCCTGATAATGGCTATCGAACTTGCGCCAAGCAGCTGCCAGATCTCTTGCTGGAGACCCATCCTCGCGAGCAAGGAAATTACTTGGACTATAACGATCCGTTAAAGCTCCAACGCGTCCTTTTTCAGCATGCTCGATGACAGTTCGAGAGATTAATAATTTCAGCGAATTGAATAATTCCGACGGTATATTCTCTTCTGGCCAACCGGCCACGGCACGAGCGAGCAATCGCACGTGTTCTCTTAATGTTTTAGCAATTGAAGAATGCAAAGACGGTCTTTCATCGTCAGTAGCTACCCTTATTAGTTGCGCACTATCAAACGGAATCAAAAAGGCATCACGATCAGCGATCGATTGTGAGAATGCGGTCTTAACCAGTTGCGCTGCCAACTCTGAGGACAATTCAGAGGAGTCCGTCCAGTCCAAGTTTAAATCACGAGCAAATTTTGAATACAGTGCAACAACTGGAAGTGTGTCAACATTCAATGCATTTGAAAGACAATAAATTCCGTCGAGAACACCAGCGAAACGAGCCCTGGGTACGTTGTTTTTATAGGAAATCTGGCTTACGAGGTATTGCAACAACGAAGTCTGAAGCCCTTCCCTTTTCTTTGCAGCCATTCCGAGGAGTTGTCGCCCTACAACTCTTCTCGAATCAGCTAAAGCACGCCCACGACCAGTGTTATTGGAATAGCACCACGTGATCAATGCGGAAAACTCCTCAAGATCCAGCGAGTTACCATTAATATGGTAAGCCAATAATGATAGCGAGTCTTGAACTGCAAATGCCTTCATCTGCGCTTCACGATTTAAATTGCGATCGCTATTTCTGCCTGACTTTGGCCACCATTCTATTGCTAATTTAGTACCCAAACATGCAACACGAGGATGCATAAGCATATCTATCAACACTTCCGGTACCGTGCTAGTTCGAAGCAGGAAATGTTGTAAAGCCATTGGATAGTCGGCTATAAACGACATAAACGCTGTTGCTGAAGACGAGATATGTGGCCCTATATCAACCTTCTCGAGCTCAGAACAAAGCAGGCTAAATGCAACACCTATAGAACCATTCTGTCCCTTAAAGAGTCGTTCCATCATGATATGTTCAACTTCAATTCCTGCAAACCAATCAGCCTTGCCTACCAAAGTACTTGGTGGAAGCACCCTAGGTACTCTAGCAAACCGTAGCTGGTCTTTCGGAATCGCGAACGTTTTTTCAAGTACCTTTATATAACTTGGGATATCATTTTCCCAAGAACCCCAAAGAGTCTGACGCTCCAATATCCGATTAGCAGCTTCGCGGCAATAGCGCGCTTCGCTTTCTCTCCAGCTAGTGTCCCAATGAACGTATACACCGAGGACTTGGCACCAGGCGGACCACTCCAAGAAGGCTCTATCAACCTCTTCCCAAAGCCCCAAAGAATCGCGGGTGTCATTTTGATTTGAAGCCTTAAGTGAATTGTCGCAGTTATGACCAAATTGCAACTGTGCACATAGACGTTCCCATATCCGACCTGCAAGCCAGTCAGGGCTGTTAGTCGGGATGTACCGCTCCAGTAACTGTTCATCCAATATCTTGGCTGCTAGCTTTTGGGCGCCTTGAGTAAAATTAGAGGTCTTATCAACAAGTTTGATCTTAGAAAGATCGTGTAGAAATTTTTTCGTGCTTGGACTTGGGTAAGTAATGTGCGAAAGCGTGCCCGGAGGTGCGCACTGCATAATCCAGCGACCACCGTCGAAAACTATCCAACCTAGTCGAGTTAGATCACTGAAAGTAGGACCTTCATCGGCAATACGCTCCTTTGACTCGTCCCAGATTTTGGCAATATCCTTTGCTGCACCAAAATACTCTAGTCGGTAGTGCTGGCAAAAATCGAGGAGCTGTATTTCATCAAGTATTTCCACTTGCCCGAAACTTGGGCGCAGATGACTAGTAGTCGGAAGCCAACGTCTAAACATTTGCCTGAGCTCACAACGGACATCGAGTGGTGCCCACATTCCTTCGAGCTGAGGCACATCTTCAATTCCTGCCATTATCAATCCTTTAATCTTCACATTCCGCATAGCAGGATATAGCCACAACGAAACCAACCGTTAGGTGCGATATCTGCCAACTAATATCAAATATGTCTGAAGCATTATGTGATTATTTGTATTTCGTCTTCAGCAAACCATTGACTCTCCTTAATTCGAGACAATGCTGCAACTGGATCGGACGACCAAAGCACTAAAGCGAGCGATTCTTGCGCCCTGCTACAAGTCACGTACAGCAAACGTAAAGTCCGGTCGATGGTTGTCTCCTTACCAGCCTCTACATTCTTTTTATCATTTGGACTTAACTCCGTACCACCAAAAATCTTGTCGTATTTAATGAGAGTCCCACCAGCAAGAGCATCATCCATTACAACCATGACGTGCTTGAACTCAGAGCCTTTAACTACCTGATGTGTTGCGAGCTCTGAAATTCCAGCAAGGTAATTCCGATAGCACTTAAGTTGTTTCCATGGAGCAGCAAACAGTGCACACCATCCACGGCGCATTCTTGTTTGCTTTGACTCATCCTCACCTCGTCCAGGAGCTTGCGGGGCAGGTGACTTGTCGGCATAAGCCTCATGAAGGCGATGATCTACTTCAAATAGTTTTCCACTTAAGACTGGTGCTAATACCTCCGCGACCGTTGACTCAGGGTTGGCGCAAGCCATTGCAAATATCGCTATCGCCTCGAGCATTTCATCAGTACGTTCAGCTCTTGCTTCTGAGTCCTCTGGCATATTGTCTAAACCGCCATAACGTCGAAAAACCTCAGTTGCCTTGAACTCATTCACAATTCCTTCATTACTCACGCA encodes the following:
- a CDS encoding tetratricopeptide repeat protein; this translates as MAGIEDVPQLEGMWAPLDVRCELRQMFRRWLPTTSHLRPSFGQVEILDEIQLLDFCQHYRLEYFGAAKDIAKIWDESKERIADEGPTFSDLTRLGWIVFDGGRWIMQCAPPGTLSHITYPSPSTKKFLHDLSKIKLVDKTSNFTQGAQKLAAKILDEQLLERYIPTNSPDWLAGRIWERLCAQLQFGHNCDNSLKASNQNDTRDSLGLWEEVDRAFLEWSAWCQVLGVYVHWDTSWRESEARYCREAANRILERQTLWGSWENDIPSYIKVLEKTFAIPKDQLRFARVPRVLPPSTLVGKADWFAGIEVEHIMMERLFKGQNGSIGVAFSLLCSELEKVDIGPHISSSATAFMSFIADYPMALQHFLLRTSTVPEVLIDMLMHPRVACLGTKLAIEWWPKSGRNSDRNLNREAQMKAFAVQDSLSLLAYHINGNSLDLEEFSALITWCYSNNTGRGRALADSRRVVGRQLLGMAAKKREGLQTSLLQYLVSQISYKNNVPRARFAGVLDGIYCLSNALNVDTLPVVALYSKFARDLNLDWTDSSELSSELAAQLVKTAFSQSIADRDAFLIPFDSAQLIRVATDDERPSLHSSIAKTLREHVRLLARAVAGWPEENIPSELFNSLKLLISRTVIEHAEKGRVGALTDRYSPSNFLAREDGSPARDLAAAWRKFDSHYQEDMLQVFTQSDDPVFLSELCQHLPAVGKSKIQSRLRQLGPGEASTFWTWTELQHRIESLLFAGEYALAREHLNDVGQDLDRAPSQYRLGLFSLELQLLMKERMWAAIDTTAIPVTLDELTTRQAQNQLDFYRATSQLLRPNGNLTGALAVLRRLAAIPGSASAYKENIFAVAIQQLLGPTLHPLTGDNISTGESLLAEINAVVNVNEELASSSLLANRALLMLALQRPEEAVESVANHRREMRSANIEHIVVLAKYEMGHRDEAMAILDVAITEFGDDDQLVALRNNLQSGQPPTSIASASVDVDLISSIRAALQQLSELPPSSVGNILGPTGRGVRGYLIRQVSRAVASLQHMAAMLRDRKNTEDEAKFEDDLNSAVREVLGASLSVAKWDVADQSLGGSTSNGNPGERDAVIRVSGQEIAIYEALVCSGLERVNIKKHFDKLLSYGVCDIYFHVIYSYAKEIKPILGYVENMLKYEARSDLTYLSCEPLGPPDYGTSGYMATYRIDHREVSVVFLIVDLVLRF